A portion of the Granulosicoccus antarcticus IMCC3135 genome contains these proteins:
- a CDS encoding PQQ-dependent sugar dehydrogenase, translating into MMIRPLLRRRPHLSAALVMLLAGHTQSVAAYEPLTPNDYTITVVADSLDHPWSLAFLPDGRLLVTERAGQLRIVDKGKVSAPVTGVPAVFAKSQGGLFDVVLHPDFETNGWLYLSYAYGTDDANATRLARARLVDNSLVDVTVLFTATPFRDTPVHFGGRMAFLPDKTLLLAIGDGFDYREQAQRNDSHLGTFVRLNDDGSVPADNPFVDDVKVLPEIWSYGHRNPQAIVVHPDTGKVLSHEHGPAGGDEVNRMEPGLNYGWPIATYGDDYSGAAISPFTHYPGTEQPLLHWTPSIAPAGMAIGHGDAFPALQGDWLVAALKAREVRRVHINEDQSLTQQSLLTELGKRLRDIRVASDGTLYILTDSSEGKVLHVTPNP; encoded by the coding sequence ATGATGATTCGTCCATTGCTGCGCCGCCGGCCGCACCTGAGCGCAGCGCTTGTCATGCTGCTCGCCGGCCACACACAATCGGTCGCCGCCTACGAGCCGCTAACGCCTAACGACTATACCATCACGGTAGTAGCCGACTCTCTGGACCATCCCTGGTCGCTTGCGTTTTTACCCGATGGCAGATTGCTGGTCACCGAACGCGCTGGGCAACTGCGAATCGTTGATAAAGGCAAAGTATCCGCACCCGTCACCGGAGTGCCTGCTGTTTTTGCAAAAAGCCAGGGCGGGCTTTTTGATGTGGTTCTGCATCCGGACTTTGAAACGAATGGCTGGCTCTACCTCAGCTATGCCTACGGTACTGACGATGCCAATGCCACACGACTTGCCAGGGCCAGGCTGGTGGACAACTCACTCGTAGATGTCACCGTGCTGTTTACCGCCACCCCCTTTAGAGATACACCGGTGCACTTCGGTGGTCGCATGGCTTTTCTACCTGACAAGACCCTGCTGCTGGCTATCGGGGACGGCTTCGATTATCGCGAACAGGCTCAGCGTAACGATAGCCATCTGGGTACCTTCGTGCGGCTCAATGATGACGGCAGCGTGCCCGCGGACAATCCGTTCGTTGATGATGTCAAGGTGTTGCCTGAAATATGGAGCTATGGGCATCGCAACCCCCAGGCCATTGTGGTGCACCCCGACACAGGTAAGGTTCTGTCACACGAACACGGTCCTGCCGGTGGCGATGAAGTCAATCGCATGGAACCAGGTCTCAACTACGGCTGGCCTATTGCCACCTACGGTGACGACTACTCAGGTGCAGCCATTTCACCGTTTACCCACTACCCCGGCACAGAACAACCCTTGCTGCACTGGACCCCGTCCATCGCCCCCGCAGGCATGGCTATCGGGCACGGAGACGCCTTCCCTGCCTTGCAAGGTGACTGGCTGGTCGCCGCATTGAAAGCCCGAGAAGTTCGCCGAGTTCATATCAACGAGGACCAGTCTCTGACCCAGCAAAGCCTGCTCACAGAATTGGGCAAACGCCTGCGTGATATTCGGGTGGCCTCTGATGGCACTTTGTACATTCTTACCGACTCTTCCGAGGGCAAGGTGCTTCACGTCACGCCCAACCCTTAG
- a CDS encoding MOSC domain-containing protein, producing MKIEALNRFPVKGLSAQALDSVILNMGQGFPCDRKFGFARPNSGFDPADPKPLPKTKFYMLARDASLALLSTEYDEESGVLSLSASENSGRFDIGTVDGKQQASQFIKSYLSLSDDETPQLHEASPHRFTDVSVDSTEMMNAVSIINLDSVDAFSKAIGQDVDPNRFRANIQISGLPAFSELEMLGQEISVGSVRLKIVKRTRRCPATEVNLKTGERDIRTPKMLREHYGHLDMGVYAQVKHGGVLSVGGIVELG from the coding sequence ATGAAGATTGAAGCGTTAAACCGGTTCCCTGTCAAAGGTCTGAGTGCTCAAGCACTTGACAGTGTCATTCTCAATATGGGCCAGGGCTTTCCCTGCGATCGCAAATTTGGCTTCGCACGCCCCAACAGTGGCTTTGATCCTGCCGACCCGAAGCCGCTACCCAAGACAAAGTTCTACATGCTGGCACGGGATGCAAGCCTTGCACTACTCAGCACCGAGTATGACGAGGAGAGTGGTGTGCTTTCGTTATCAGCCTCCGAGAATAGCGGACGATTCGATATCGGCACCGTTGATGGAAAACAGCAGGCCAGCCAATTTATCAAGTCGTACCTGTCATTGTCCGATGACGAGACCCCGCAACTTCATGAAGCCTCGCCCCATCGTTTCACCGATGTATCGGTGGATTCCACCGAGATGATGAATGCGGTGTCCATCATCAATCTGGACAGTGTCGATGCGTTTTCAAAAGCGATTGGCCAGGATGTCGATCCGAACAGATTTCGCGCCAACATCCAGATCTCAGGCTTACCCGCCTTCTCTGAACTGGAAATGCTCGGACAAGAGATCAGCGTTGGCTCAGTAAGGTTGAAGATAGTGAAGCGCACGCGACGATGCCCTGCTACAGAGGTCAATCTGAAAACCGGTGAGCGTGATATCCGCACACCTAAAATGCTGCGGGAGCATTATGGCCATCTGGATATGGGTGTCTATGCCCAGGTCAAGCACGGCGGTGTGCTCTCTGTTGGCGGCATTGTCGAGCTGGGTTGA
- a CDS encoding FAD-binding domain-containing protein, translated as MSAVITAPGLDHFLVEINEVLARLADIDPHEYDRTRNYLDGATTWCGPFLTHGVISTSDVAQAVLAKHPAKSCYRLLFELAWREYFHRNWQLEGDAIFTDMRHAQPGVQHNHAPTALLNGATGIEAIDTTVQHLLYEGTLHNHARMWVAAIACNLAHTHWLEPARWLHYHLLDGDLASNTLSWQWVAGSFSDKQYIANQENLNRFAGTEQQGSWLDVSYEELPTLALPEALQLRQAPNLESSLPGIPLDELTLEHDAPLALHSIWNLDPRWRTDINQHIVFVDAELNTRWPMAAQRWQLIEHWAQRCGAILVHGSIEALHHHLSGSEVVRLEYPACDSWPGTVEPRNWLYPLPAEAFPSFSKFWKQVKGSAGL; from the coding sequence ATGAGCGCCGTCATCACCGCCCCGGGACTTGATCACTTTCTCGTTGAGATCAATGAGGTGCTTGCACGTCTGGCCGATATCGACCCGCATGAATATGACCGTACACGCAACTATCTGGACGGCGCTACTACCTGGTGTGGCCCCTTCCTGACACACGGCGTGATCTCTACCAGCGATGTTGCACAGGCTGTACTTGCGAAGCACCCTGCCAAGAGCTGCTACCGCCTGCTGTTCGAATTGGCCTGGCGCGAGTATTTCCATCGTAACTGGCAGCTTGAAGGCGATGCAATCTTCACAGACATGCGTCACGCGCAACCCGGTGTACAGCACAACCATGCGCCAACAGCCTTGCTAAACGGCGCCACTGGGATCGAAGCTATTGATACCACTGTGCAACATCTTCTATATGAAGGCACCCTACACAACCACGCCCGCATGTGGGTTGCCGCCATTGCCTGTAATCTTGCACACACACACTGGCTGGAGCCTGCGCGCTGGTTGCACTATCACCTGCTCGACGGCGACCTTGCCAGCAATACACTCAGCTGGCAGTGGGTGGCAGGTAGTTTCAGTGACAAGCAATACATCGCCAATCAGGAGAACCTGAACCGATTTGCCGGCACTGAGCAGCAAGGCAGCTGGCTGGATGTCAGCTATGAGGAACTGCCGACACTGGCACTACCCGAGGCACTGCAGCTGCGCCAGGCACCGAATCTGGAATCGAGCCTGCCCGGCATCCCTCTGGATGAACTGACACTGGAGCACGACGCGCCACTGGCCTTGCACTCAATCTGGAATCTTGACCCTCGCTGGCGAACCGATATCAATCAGCATATCGTGTTCGTGGATGCCGAACTCAACACACGCTGGCCCATGGCCGCACAGCGTTGGCAGTTGATAGAGCACTGGGCGCAACGTTGCGGTGCGATACTAGTGCACGGCAGCATCGAAGCTCTCCATCATCACCTCAGTGGGAGTGAGGTCGTACGATTGGAGTACCCCGCTTGTGATAGCTGGCCCGGTACCGTAGAGCCACGCAACTGGCTCTACCCTCTGCCTGCTGAGGCGTTCCCGAGCTTTTCAAAATTCTGGAAACAGGTCAAGGGAAGCGCTGGTCTCTGA
- a CDS encoding DUF2256 domain-containing protein gives MASPPRESKICPVCKLRFENRKKWASRGLWPSIVYCSERCRRKSRT, from the coding sequence ATGGCATCGCCACCTCGCGAAAGCAAGATCTGCCCAGTCTGCAAGCTACGCTTCGAGAACCGGAAAAAATGGGCTTCACGCGGATTGTGGCCAAGTATCGTGTACTGCTCAGAACGTTGTCGACGTAAATCGCGTACTTGA
- a CDS encoding DUF3429 domain-containing protein, with protein sequence MNRHSATIPRPALILGLGGLLPFFTTALIVCLVQFTQLPAMFSSDFLVHALGAYGAVILSFLGGVRWGKLLDDEARLEQWAPLTLSILPSLIAWLALLLETRSTLLLLTAGFALQYAQDRAAARRHELPDWFARLRLMLTSGAMASLLVAFIVLISG encoded by the coding sequence ATGAATAGGCACTCTGCAACCATACCGCGACCAGCCCTGATCTTAGGGCTGGGCGGCCTTCTGCCCTTTTTTACAACCGCACTGATTGTGTGCCTGGTTCAATTCACGCAGCTACCAGCCATGTTCTCCAGTGATTTTCTGGTACATGCGCTCGGCGCTTATGGCGCCGTCATTTTGAGTTTTCTGGGCGGAGTGCGATGGGGAAAGCTGCTCGATGACGAGGCACGGCTCGAACAATGGGCACCCTTGACACTGAGTATTCTTCCCAGCCTGATTGCCTGGCTTGCTCTATTACTCGAAACACGCAGCACGCTACTACTACTGACAGCAGGATTTGCGCTTCAGTACGCGCAGGATCGAGCAGCCGCGAGGCGTCATGAATTACCCGACTGGTTCGCACGTCTGCGATTGATGCTGACATCTGGTGCTATGGCCTCGCTGCTGGTCGCTTTTATCGTGTTGATTTCGGGCTAA
- a CDS encoding thiol-disulfide oxidoreductase DCC family protein: protein MRNTTLSAPLDYDTRCDLTVYYDGGCPLCRREIATYQSLSGAERLNWEDVAQADERVAPDLMRSDALARMHVRTADGKLVHGAHAFALMWQVLPKTRWLGRLAATRPALWVLEPAYRAFLKLRPLWRKQGSVVSD, encoded by the coding sequence ATGAGAAACACAACACTATCAGCTCCGCTCGATTACGACACTCGATGCGATCTGACCGTCTACTACGACGGCGGCTGCCCTCTGTGCCGTCGTGAAATTGCTACCTACCAATCACTATCCGGTGCTGAACGTCTGAACTGGGAAGACGTAGCGCAGGCTGATGAGCGGGTTGCACCGGATCTGATGCGTTCCGATGCACTGGCTCGTATGCATGTACGTACCGCGGATGGCAAGCTTGTTCATGGGGCTCATGCCTTCGCCCTGATGTGGCAGGTTTTGCCTAAAACACGCTGGTTGGGGCGCCTGGCTGCTACACGTCCGGCCTTGTGGGTGCTGGAACCGGCGTATCGTGCATTCCTGAAGCTGCGGCCACTGTGGCGCAAGCAAGGCAGTGTTGTCTCGGATTGA
- a CDS encoding NAD(P)/FAD-dependent oxidoreductase gives MSSHSAAPISASTAIQFSDPIPAEVDVVVIGGGVIGILTALYLNRLGLSAYVVEKGRVAGEQSSRNWGWIRQLGRDEAELPVMMESSRLWQQLDADTGKRTGFRRSGILYLASTQKELDKQEKWLEIGKRHQLDVTLLDAASVATRVGTGSGGRRWAGGLWSPGDGRAEPWLAVPAIARLAQSEGVGIRESSAARTIEMAAGKVSGVHTEHGFIAASQVIVAGGAWSSLLLKNLGISIPQLTVRSTVAQTAPMAEVFAGSAHDEELAFRRREDGGYTITSLDGHDLLIGPDAFRHLPRWLSVAMKSLGDTRFRPYAPKHYPDAWGTARQWSPNEQTPFERCRVLEPVPDQRCIERARQGFALRFPELGAPHILNAWAGMIDAMPDVVPVVDRVPSCEGLIVATGMSGHGFGIGPGFGKAIANLAAGHETGHDLTRFRFSRFTDGSRLVPGPSL, from the coding sequence TTGTCATCTCACTCTGCAGCTCCTATCAGTGCCTCTACTGCCATACAATTTTCAGACCCCATACCTGCTGAAGTTGATGTCGTTGTCATTGGCGGCGGTGTGATCGGAATCTTGACCGCGCTTTATCTCAACCGTCTGGGGCTCAGTGCCTATGTAGTAGAAAAAGGGCGCGTTGCCGGGGAGCAGTCATCGCGTAACTGGGGCTGGATTCGCCAGCTGGGTCGTGACGAGGCAGAGCTGCCTGTGATGATGGAGTCTTCAAGGCTCTGGCAGCAGCTGGATGCCGATACCGGCAAGCGCACAGGCTTTCGCCGTTCCGGCATTCTTTATCTTGCCAGCACTCAAAAAGAACTGGATAAGCAGGAAAAGTGGCTCGAGATTGGCAAGCGCCATCAGCTTGATGTGACCTTACTCGATGCCGCGTCTGTGGCGACTCGGGTGGGTACAGGATCTGGTGGTCGACGCTGGGCGGGCGGATTGTGGTCACCCGGCGATGGGCGTGCAGAGCCCTGGCTCGCCGTGCCTGCGATTGCCAGGCTAGCGCAGAGCGAGGGTGTCGGCATCCGCGAATCGTCGGCGGCTCGAACGATAGAAATGGCCGCTGGCAAGGTGAGCGGTGTTCACACCGAGCACGGATTCATCGCCGCATCACAGGTGATTGTTGCCGGAGGTGCCTGGTCATCGTTGTTGCTTAAAAATCTTGGTATTTCAATCCCGCAATTGACAGTGCGTTCGACGGTGGCACAGACCGCTCCGATGGCTGAGGTTTTTGCCGGTAGTGCACATGATGAAGAGCTGGCTTTTCGACGTAGAGAGGATGGTGGCTATACGATTACCAGCCTGGATGGCCATGATTTGCTGATCGGGCCTGATGCTTTTCGGCATCTACCCCGTTGGCTGTCGGTGGCCATGAAGTCTCTGGGGGATACCCGGTTCAGGCCGTATGCCCCCAAACACTATCCTGACGCCTGGGGAACAGCGCGACAGTGGTCACCGAATGAGCAGACACCTTTTGAGCGTTGTCGGGTGCTTGAGCCCGTACCCGATCAGCGCTGTATAGAAAGGGCGCGGCAGGGGTTTGCGCTACGGTTCCCAGAACTGGGTGCACCGCACATTCTGAATGCCTGGGCTGGCATGATCGACGCCATGCCGGATGTGGTTCCCGTGGTTGATCGGGTGCCGAGCTGTGAAGGTTTGATTGTCGCCACCGGGATGAGCGGCCATGGTTTTGGTATTGGCCCGGGTTTTGGCAAGGCGATTGCCAATCTGGCCGCAGGTCATGAAACCGGGCATGATTTGACGCGTTTCAGATTCTCGCGATTTACCGATGGTAGTCGGCTCGTGCCTGGGCCATCGTTGTGA
- a CDS encoding histidinol-phosphatase translates to MQLCEYAGMMKIQKNYHTHTHRCKHASQDVSHYCAAAVEQGLSVLGISDHTALPDNRWPHIRMDIGELPDYIRAVDEAIKSYPELTILKGAECEYADEYHEFFEDTLLGEHRFDYLIGAAHFFPMEGEWLGSYGGTDSKASLQSYAKYFIKSMESGLFAFMAHPDLFGNSYLTWDENTIHASRDMLTAAAELQVPLEINGYGLRKPKIDTPSGRRCMYPWLPFWELASEYDIRVIVNSDAHRPEDVSSNLQEAAELGIRCGLKFADLGYLES, encoded by the coding sequence ATGCAATTGTGCGAATATGCAGGAATGATGAAAATCCAGAAGAACTACCACACGCATACTCATCGCTGCAAACATGCCTCTCAGGATGTGTCGCACTACTGTGCCGCAGCCGTTGAGCAAGGCTTGAGCGTGTTGGGCATTTCAGATCACACCGCGCTGCCTGATAATCGCTGGCCACACATCCGGATGGATATCGGTGAGCTGCCTGATTATATCCGTGCGGTGGACGAGGCCATCAAAAGCTATCCCGAGCTGACGATCCTCAAAGGGGCTGAGTGTGAATATGCCGATGAATATCACGAATTCTTTGAAGACACTTTGCTGGGTGAACATCGCTTCGACTACCTTATCGGCGCTGCTCACTTCTTCCCGATGGAGGGCGAATGGCTAGGCTCATATGGAGGCACTGACAGCAAGGCCTCATTGCAAAGCTATGCGAAGTACTTCATCAAGTCGATGGAATCAGGGCTATTCGCTTTCATGGCTCATCCCGATCTATTCGGCAACAGCTATCTGACATGGGATGAAAATACGATTCATGCCTCTCGGGACATGCTGACTGCAGCGGCCGAGTTGCAGGTTCCGCTGGAAATCAACGGCTATGGTCTGCGCAAACCAAAGATTGACACGCCTTCTGGACGCCGCTGCATGTACCCCTGGTTACCGTTCTGGGAGCTGGCTAGCGAATACGATATTCGGGTCATCGTCAATTCCGATGCTCATCGACCTGAAGATGTCAGCAGCAATCTGCAAGAGGCGGCAGAGCTTGGAATCCGCTGTGGATTGAAGTTTGCCGACCTTGGGTATCTTGAGTCGTGA